From one Triticum urartu cultivar G1812 chromosome 3, Tu2.1, whole genome shotgun sequence genomic stretch:
- the LOC125547387 gene encoding probable fatty acyl-CoA reductase 4, with product MDAGAVAGFFRDKTILVTGSTGFIGKLLVEKILRVQPDVKKLYLLVRAPDAASAEQRIQTQVLGNDLFNTLREKHGLTGFLKLIDEKIVPLHGDVGVQNFGLDSSRLDALCEEVDVIINGAATTSFYERYDVGLASNVLGAKYGCELAKKCRNLKMLLHVSTAFVAGTREGLLPEKALQMGKTLRQGYHMDIEAELQLVEMVKAELTAANGGSSGQLKATMKELGLKRACHFGWPNVYTLTKAMGEMVLGQQKGDLPVVIIRPTMVTSTYQDPIPGWIEGARTIDAIIVAYNEEAFPCFIGDRKDIMDAVPADMVVNATLVAMAVHWNEKSQAIYHVCSSLRNPLNGYVFEDACMDYFSIHPRVLENGKPLQNRRPYLFKRFAYFHAYLILVYKLPLEMLHVVSLLFCGLFSQYYNKHNQRYTFLMLLVKLYAPYAFFKGRFDDTNLTKLRMEVKMVGKDGNIFNFEPKSIDWYSYLLSVHVPAVLKYGCKKKGRE from the exons ATGGACGCTGGTGCGGTGGCTGGGTTCTTCCGGGACAAGACCATCCTCGTCACCGGCTCAACTGGCTTCATTGGAAAAT TGCTGGTGGAGAAGATACTGAGGGTACAACCAGACGTGAAGAAGCTCTACCTGCTGGTGCGCGCCCCGGATGCTGCCTCGGCCGAGCAGCGCATCCAAACCCAG GTGCTGGGGAATGATCTGTTCAATACCCTGCGAGAAAAGCATGGGCTCACTGGTTTCCTGAAGCTCATTGATGAGAAGATAGTTCCGCTTCACGGAGATGTCGGGGTTCAAAACTTCGGGCTTGACAGCTCCAGACTTGATGCCCTCTGTGAGGAGGTCGATGTTATCATCAATGGGGCAGCAACTACTAGCTTCTATGAAAG GTATGATGTTGGTCTAGCATCTAATGTTTTAGGCGCCAAATATGGATGCGAATTGGCAAAGAAGTGTCGTAATCTGAAAATGTTGCTTCATGTTTCCACTG CTTTTGTAGCTGGTACCCGAGAAGGACTTTTACCGGAGAAAGCACTCCAGATGGGTAAAACACTACGGCAGGGATACCACATGGACATCGAAGCTGAGCTGCAGCTGGTTGAGATGGTCAAGGCTGAGCTCACAGCAGCTAATGGTGGTAGCTCAGGCCAATTGAAGGCAACAATGAAAGAACTTGGCTTAAAGAG GGCCTGCCATTTTGGATGGCCAAACGTATATACGTTGACCAAGGCTATGGGGGAAATGGTACTTGGGCAGCAGAAGGGAGACCTTCCTGTTGTAATTATTCGACCCACGATGGTAACCAGCACTTATCAAGATCCAATTCCTGGGTGGATAGAAGGGGCAAG GACAATTGATGCTATAATTGTCGCATACAATGAGGAAGCCTTCCCATGTTTCATAGGTGATCGCAAAGACATAATGGATGCG GTCCCTGCTGACATGGTGGTAAATGCAACACTGGTAGCCATGGCTGTTCACTGGAATGAGAAATCACAAGCCATTTACCACGTTTGCTCATCACTCAGGAATCCACTGAATGGATATGTTTTTGAGGACGCGTGTATGGATTATTTCTCCATCCATCCTCGTGTACTAGAGAATGGGAAACCCCTTCAAAACAGAAGACCATATTTGTTCAAGAGATTCGCTTACTTCCATGCATATCTGATCCTGGTGTATAAGCTACCGCTTGAG ATGTTGCATGTGGTGAGCCTATTATTCTGCGGGTTGTTTTCACAATATTACAACAAGCACAATCAAAGATACACTTTCTTAATGCTCTTGGTCAAGCTGTACGCACCATATGCCTTCTTCAAAGGACG CTTTGATGACACGAACTTAACAAAATTGAGGATGGAAGTAAAGATGGTTGGCAAAGATGGCAACATATTTAATTTTGAACCCAAATCTATCGATTGGTACTCGTACCTCTTGAGCGTCCACGTTCCAGCTGTGCTTAAGTATGGATGCAAAAAGAAGGGACGggaataa